In Brachypodium distachyon strain Bd21 chromosome 2, Brachypodium_distachyon_v3.0, whole genome shotgun sequence, one genomic interval encodes:
- the LOC100825806 gene encoding protein MIZU-KUSSEI 1, protein MKKKTTRTPEHPMPNSSPEFLSRRLHIVASSSSAHSLVVLIQVHAAAAPLFYRQRPSCFQAAPGVGARAQRPRACYSRRPFPNRTSLFLLRTPTCPRPSPPRSPQHPLPPHDARRRAAHGSADDRHMTQPPRRPTEPASFLGATSIPSQRSDSATADNVPIFGRYPPPPPPPQKQHSHSSSNGGSGRHHRSRPARLMRSVRAAFRSFPLLPAPSCRGLPSLPHLPGSIVRSHFQFHGSTRTTGTLYGHRRSRITIAFHDSPGSPPVLLLDMGVPTAKFIQDVSAAGMVRVTLECDRQKQQQQYSGGGEEAPRRQLLEEPSWAAEVNGESVGCASRREPTEADERVMRMLHATSMGAGVLPDDMADQSNGELTYMRANFDRVVGSKDAETYYMHNPEGSATGPELTIFFVRN, encoded by the coding sequence atgaaaaaaaagacgACTCGAACGCCTGAACATCCCATGCCCAACTCTTCACCTGAGTTCCTCAGCCGGCGTCTCCATATCGTGGCCAGCTCGAGCTCGGCGCACTCCTTGGTCGTGCTGATccaggtccatgccgctgcaGCTCCTCTGTTTTACAGGCAGCGCCCTTCCTGTTTTCAAGCAGCACCAGGCGTTGGCGCCAGAGCCCAACGCCCGCGCGCGTGCTATTCAAGGCGTCCCTTCCCCAACCGCACGTCTCTTTTCCTCCTCCGGACTCCCACATGCCCGCGCCCATCGCCGCCACGGAGCCCGCAACATCCCCTCCCCCCGCAcgacgcccgccgccgcgctgcccACGGCAGCGCCGACGACCGCCACATGACACAGCCTCCCCGACGACCCACCGAGCCGGCCAGCTTCCTCGGCGCCACGTCCATCCCGAGCCAGCGCTCCGACTCGGCCACCGCCGACAACGTCCCCATCTTCGGCCGGTAcccgcctcccccgccgccgccgcagaagCAGCACTCGCACTCGAGCTCCAATGGTGGGAGCGGCAGGCACCACCGGTCGCGCCCGGCCAGGCTCATGCGCTCCGTGCGCGCCGCGTTCCGCTCCTTCCCGCTCCTCCCGGCGCCGTCCTGCCGCGGCCTCCCCTCGCTGCCGCACCTCCCCGGCAGCATCGTCAGGAGCCACTTCCAGTTCCACGGCTCCACGCGCACCACGGGGACGCTCTACGGCCACCGCAGGTCCCGCATCACCATCGCCTTCCACGACAGCCCCGGGAGCCCccccgtgctgctgctggacaTGGGCGTGCCCACGGCCAAGTTCATCCAGGACGTCAGCGCCGCCGGCATGGTGCGCGTCACGCTCGAGTGCGACcggcagaagcagcagcagcagtactccgggggcggcgaggaggcgccgcggaggcagctgctggaggagcCGTCGTGGGCGGCGGAGGTGAACGGCGAGAGCGTCGGGTGCGCGTCGCGCAGGGAGCCCACGGAGGCGGACGAGCGGGTCATGCGGATGCTGCACGCCACGTCCATGGGCGCCGGCGTGCTCCCGGACGACATGGCCGACCAGTCCAACGGAGAGCTCACCTACATGCGCGCAAACTTCGACCGCGTCGTGGGCTCCAAGGACGCCGAGACCTACTACATGCACAACCCGGAGGGATCCGCCACCGGCCCGGAGctcaccatcttcttcgttAGGAATTGA